Proteins found in one Miscanthus floridulus cultivar M001 chromosome 4, ASM1932011v1, whole genome shotgun sequence genomic segment:
- the LOC136550666 gene encoding uncharacterized protein, with protein MILAYHSDYASILHHSLILLLFHTVKRVICSSWGASAFNCLGKSSSLGQTILHIHFPLVGPSYALIFHWLDHPFVCCSSHGAQHSSPTSSRALNPPIPFPLQPGAGGRSAAAMASPPSPIADLRAPRLLSLTDELLEEIFLRLPTPTDLARASTACGSFRRVITDRGFLRRFEAVHTPPFVGFVPEGQDGFYPAQPPYPSAPLARAVANAADFSYSFVPIGRWLKPWRPRDHRQGRVLLECLPKYDDRYDFNRVVFLMDLELVVCDPLHRRYVLLPSVPQEITAQHGRIVDFDAFLAPAGQDEEETSFKVICTARNKTNLFAFVFSSVTGRWCIAASPSWSSLGTEAPGYRKLAYPDYACGCFYSTGHWVGKLLVFDARKMEFSIVNSVPSSYLIESSSKSGIVGGAEGTPLMFFFGSHREDDSLDVLHITKLNTSEPSGQHQMEKIIPLARQCRYSICGVAEGFLFLHGI; from the coding sequence ATGATTTTAGCATACCACTCTGACTATGCCTCTATACTTCATCATTCGTTGATTCTCCTTCTTTTTCACACTGTAAAGCGCGTCATATGCTCCAGTTGGGGCGCTTCTGCCTTCAATTGTCTGGGGAAATCTTCTTCTCTTGGCCAAACTATCCTACACATTCATTTTCCACTGGTAGGACCATCCTACGCGTTGATTTTCCACTGGTTGGACCATCCTTTTGTCTGCTGCTCTTCGCATGGAGCACAGCATAGTTCCCCGACGAGTTCCCGAGCCCTAAATCCACCGATTCCTTTCCCCCTCCAGCCAGGCGCCGGCGGCCGATCGGCTGCGGCCATGGCGTCGCCGCCATCGCCGATCGCCGATCTACGGGCGCCGCGGCTTCTGTCCCTCACCGACGAGCTCCTCGAGGAGATCTTCCTCCGCTTGCCTACCCCGACCGATCTCGCCCGCGCCTCCACCGCGTGCGGCTCTTTCCGCCGCGTCATCACCGACCGTGGCTTCCTTCGCCGCTTCGAAGCCGTCCACACGCCTCCCTTCGTCGGCTTCGTTCCCGAAGGGCAAGATGGCTTCTACCCCGCACAGCCACCCTACCCGTCCGCACCGCTCGCCCGCGCCGTCGCCAACGCCGCCGACTTCTCCTACTCTTTCGTCCCCATCGGGAGATGGCTCAAACCCTGGCGCCCCCGCGATCATCGCCAAGGCCGCGTCCTCCTGGAGTGCCTTCCCAAGTACGACGACCGCTACGACTTCAACAGGGTCGTCTTCCTGATGGACCTCGAGCTCGTGGTGTGTGATCCCTTGCACCGGCGGTATGTGCTGCTCCCTTCCGTACCACAGGAGATAACAGCTCAGCACGGGCGCATCGTCGATTTCGATGCTTTCCTTGCTCCAGCTGGCCAAGATGAGGAGGAGACGTCATTCAAGGTGATATGCACCGCGCGGAATAAAACTAACCTGTTTGCGTTTGTCTTCTCTTCTGTCACTGGGCGATGGTGTATCGCTGCATCTCCCAGCTGGAGTTCTTTGGGTACTGAAGCCCCTGGATACCGCAAGTTGGCCTATCCGGACTATGCCTGTGGTTGTTTCTACTCGACGGGGCATTGGGTTGGCAAGTTGCTTGTGTTTGATGCCAGAAAGATGGAGTTTTCGATTGTCAACAGTGTTCCTTCCAGCTACCTTATTGAGAGCAGCAGCAAATCCGGTATTGTAGGGGGTGCAGAAGGAACACCTTTGATGTTTTTCTTTGGTAGTCACAGGGAAGATGACTCGTTGGACGTATTGCATATCACTAAGCTAAATACCAGTGAGCCTTCTGGCCAACATCAGATGGAGAAAATTATACCCTTGGCCAGACAGTGTAGGTATTCCATCTGTGGTGTGGCTGAAGGGTTCTTATTTCTTCATGGTATT